In Embleya scabrispora, the DNA window TCGGCATGGTGGCGGTGGCGATGCTCGTGCTGTTCGTGCGCGACCACCGGGATCCCCAGGAGCACCGGCCCGGATGGCGCGATGGGGCAAGGCTGTTGCGGGATCGGCCCTATCGCCGGTTGTGCGTGGTGGCGGCGGTGCTCGGTCTGGTCACGGTCAGCGACGCGTTCGTGTATCTGCTGCTCCAGCACCGGCTGGAGATCCGCCCGCACTGGTTCCCGCTGTTGCCGCTGGGCACCGCCGGGGTCTACCTCGTGCTGGCGCTGCCGCTGGGGCGGCTGGCCGACCGGATCGGGCGGCGCCGGGTGTTCCTGGCCGGGCACGGCGCGCTGCTGGCGGCGTATCTGTTCCTGGGCGGTCCGCTCGGCGGAGTGCCGCTGCTGCTCACGGTGCTCGCCCTGCACGGGGTGTTCTACGCGGCCACCGACGGCGTGTTGTCGGCCGCGGTGGGCGCGCGGTTGCCGGCGGCGGGTCGGGCGGGCGGGATGGCGGTGGTGCAGACCGGGCAGGCGGTGGGCCGGTTCGCCTCCTCGATGGTCTTCGGCGCGTTGTGGACCGCGTGGGGGCCGGCCACGGCGATCCGGGTGCTCGCGGTCGCCCTCGCGGTGGCCCTGTTCGGCTCCACCCTCGCGCTGGCGGGACGCCGGGTGCGGGCGACGCGACCCACGGAGGTCCACGATGTCCGTTGACATCGACGCCGACGCGCCGGTGCGGCCGGTGGTCACCCGGCGGCGCGTCCTGGTGTTCGCGCTGGTCCTGGTGCTGCTCGCGGGCGTCGCGATCGGCTACACGGTGTACGCGGTGCGGCGCGAGGACGACCGGCTCTACGGCGGCGCCGGCACCGCGCCGGGCGGGCCGCCGCTGAGTCTGGTCGGCGCGCCGCGGCTGCTGTTTCGCAGCACCGAGTCGGGCCCGGGGTACGGCC includes these proteins:
- a CDS encoding MFS transporter encodes the protein MYVSSTRADAPLARPGSGRGVGVTGNVIALGMVSLVTDISSEMVTAVMPLYLVTGLGLTMLQFGFLDGLYSGVTVFLRLVGGHLADRFAARKPVAVVGYGMSAVAKLGLPLVGASVPGIGAVLAADRAGKGLRTAPRDALISLSGTPEAQGRAFGVHRALDTVGAFTGPLVAFTILAAVGTAYDAVFVVSFCVGMVAVAMLVLFVRDHRDPQEHRPGWRDGARLLRDRPYRRLCVVAAVLGLVTVSDAFVYLLLQHRLEIRPHWFPLLPLGTAGVYLVLALPLGRLADRIGRRRVFLAGHGALLAAYLFLGGPLGGVPLLLTVLALHGVFYAATDGVLSAAVGARLPAAGRAGGMAVVQTGQAVGRFASSMVFGALWTAWGPATAIRVLAVALAVALFGSTLALAGRRVRATRPTEVHDVR